One Phoenix dactylifera cultivar Barhee BC4 chromosome 8, palm_55x_up_171113_PBpolish2nd_filt_p, whole genome shotgun sequence genomic window carries:
- the LOC103718814 gene encoding transcription factor CSA isoform X1, with the protein MALKQCNGGQGLSSFPPSSSSSTGLFAEMGSLSINPTSSVESNCSNKGSEKTFWTSSFRRNYIGLEGHPPQSSEDEGGKCSDAIYGFGENHINAIGEESPDGENTNEGSLAGKEAAECGQSKLCARGHWRPAEDSKLRELVALHGPQNWNLIAEKLEGRSGKSCRLRWFNQLDPRINRSAFTEEEEEKLMAAHRLYGNKWAMIARLFPGRTDNAVKNHWHVIMARKYREQSNAYRRRKLSQAVLHRGLEDAAATSVTCGFNSSLHLPFAHLSLAMGGSDGSYHSATGGGAEDSVSCYGGFCSAQAPYDFLSGIKAQGKTTSFHGTNNWRWDRPRDESFMGSYSQRPFMVAMQQPSYLSYFSDCSASGASATESSSSSSFKENGENGQSEATTTPPFIDFLGVGAT; encoded by the exons atggctctgaagCAGTGTAATGGGGGCCAAGGCTTAAGCAGTTTCccaccctcttcttcctcttctacgGGGCTGTTTGCTGAGATGGGTTCTCTCTCCATAAATCCAACTTCTTCAGTGGAGAGCAATTGCTCCAACAAGGGCTCAGAGAAGACCTTTTGGACTTCTTCTTTTAGGAGGAACTACATTGGCCTAGAGGGCCACCCACCACAAAGCAGTGAGGATGAAGGTGGGAAGTGCTCCGATGCCATTTATGGTTTTGGAGAGAACCACATCAATGCCATTGGAGAAGAGAGCCCAGATGGAGAGAACACAAATGAGGGATCATTGGCAGGAAAGGAGGCTGCTGAGTGTGGCCAGTCGAAGCTCTGTGCCAGAGGCCATTGGAGGCCTGCAGAAGACTCCAAGCTCAGAGAGCTTGTGGCCCTCCATGGCCCTCAGAACTGGAACCTCATAGCAGAGAAGCTGGAGGGCAGATCAG GGAAGAGCTGCAGGCTGAGATGGTTCAACCAGCTGGACCCCAGGATCAACCGGAGCGCCTTCactgaagaagaggaggagaagctgATGGCTGCTCACAGATTGTATGGGAATAAGTGGGCTATGATTGCCAGGCTCTTTCCTGGGAGGACAGACAATGCTGTCAAGAACCACTGGCATGTCATCATGGCTAGAAAATATAGGGAGCAGTCCAATGCCtacaggaggaggaagcttagCCAAGCTGTACTCCACAGGGGACTGGAGGATGCTGCGGCTACCTCGGTAACTTGTGGCTTCAACAGCAGCCTACACCTTCCCTTCGCACATCTCTCTCTTGCCATGGGTGGGTCCGACGGCTCATATCACAGCGCAACTGGTGGGGGTGCAGAGGATTCAGTCTCCTGTTATGGTGGGTTTTGTTCAGCTCAAGCACCTTATGATTTCCTTTCTG GGATCAAGGCTCAGGGCAAGACAACAAGCTTCCACGGCACCAACAACTGGCGTTGGGATAGACCAAGAGATGAGTCCTTCATGGGTTCTTACTCTCAACGTCCATTCATGGTGGCTATGCAGCAGCCAAGCTACCTATCCTACTTCTCAGACTGCTCCGCGTCAGGAGCTTCAGCTACTGaatcatcatcttcatcatcattcAAGGAGAATGGAGAAAATGGTCAATCTGAAGCCACCACCACACCACCTTTCATAGATTTCCTAGGAGTAGGAGCCACTTGA
- the LOC103718814 gene encoding transcription factor CSA isoform X2, translating into MALKQCNGGQGLSSFPPSSSSSTGLFAEMGSLSINPTSSVESNCSNKGSEKTFWTSSFRRNYIGLEGHPPQSSEDEGGKCSDAIYGFGENHINAIGEESPDGENTNEGSLAGKEAAECGQSKLCARGHWRPAEDSKLRELVALHGPQNWNLIAEKLEGRSGKSCRLRWFNQLDPRINRSAFTEEEEEKLMAAHRLYGNKWAMIARLFPGRTDNAVKNHWHVIMARKYREQSNAYRRRKLSQAVLHRGLEDAAATSVTCGFNSSLHLPFAHLSLAMGGSDGSYHSATGGGAEDSVSCYGIKAQGKTTSFHGTNNWRWDRPRDESFMGSYSQRPFMVAMQQPSYLSYFSDCSASGASATESSSSSSFKENGENGQSEATTTPPFIDFLGVGAT; encoded by the exons atggctctgaagCAGTGTAATGGGGGCCAAGGCTTAAGCAGTTTCccaccctcttcttcctcttctacgGGGCTGTTTGCTGAGATGGGTTCTCTCTCCATAAATCCAACTTCTTCAGTGGAGAGCAATTGCTCCAACAAGGGCTCAGAGAAGACCTTTTGGACTTCTTCTTTTAGGAGGAACTACATTGGCCTAGAGGGCCACCCACCACAAAGCAGTGAGGATGAAGGTGGGAAGTGCTCCGATGCCATTTATGGTTTTGGAGAGAACCACATCAATGCCATTGGAGAAGAGAGCCCAGATGGAGAGAACACAAATGAGGGATCATTGGCAGGAAAGGAGGCTGCTGAGTGTGGCCAGTCGAAGCTCTGTGCCAGAGGCCATTGGAGGCCTGCAGAAGACTCCAAGCTCAGAGAGCTTGTGGCCCTCCATGGCCCTCAGAACTGGAACCTCATAGCAGAGAAGCTGGAGGGCAGATCAG GGAAGAGCTGCAGGCTGAGATGGTTCAACCAGCTGGACCCCAGGATCAACCGGAGCGCCTTCactgaagaagaggaggagaagctgATGGCTGCTCACAGATTGTATGGGAATAAGTGGGCTATGATTGCCAGGCTCTTTCCTGGGAGGACAGACAATGCTGTCAAGAACCACTGGCATGTCATCATGGCTAGAAAATATAGGGAGCAGTCCAATGCCtacaggaggaggaagcttagCCAAGCTGTACTCCACAGGGGACTGGAGGATGCTGCGGCTACCTCGGTAACTTGTGGCTTCAACAGCAGCCTACACCTTCCCTTCGCACATCTCTCTCTTGCCATGGGTGGGTCCGACGGCTCATATCACAGCGCAACTGGTGGGGGTGCAGAGGATTCAGTCTCCTGTTATG GGATCAAGGCTCAGGGCAAGACAACAAGCTTCCACGGCACCAACAACTGGCGTTGGGATAGACCAAGAGATGAGTCCTTCATGGGTTCTTACTCTCAACGTCCATTCATGGTGGCTATGCAGCAGCCAAGCTACCTATCCTACTTCTCAGACTGCTCCGCGTCAGGAGCTTCAGCTACTGaatcatcatcttcatcatcattcAAGGAGAATGGAGAAAATGGTCAATCTGAAGCCACCACCACACCACCTTTCATAGATTTCCTAGGAGTAGGAGCCACTTGA